One part of the Oceanihabitans sp. IOP_32 genome encodes these proteins:
- a CDS encoding M23 family metallopeptidase, protein MRLIFFFFVAISTSALAQNNYPQDYFGSPLGIPLILSGTFAELRSNHFHAGLDIKTQQRVGLNVYAAAGGFVSRIKVSHFGYGKALYITHPNGYTTVYAHLNKFSPEIEAYVKKNQYQKETFEIELFPTAGDLKIEKGDMVALSGNTGGSGGPHLHFEIRDKNQHPINPLLFGIDIKDSINPFVYSVYAYPLDDKSFINNSNSRKKLRLIPLQNGDYNVENIEAYGHIGFGVETIDRLDLAANKNGVYNIQSFINGRKNFELDFSKFSFGETKHINRLIDYEHYKSKKKRIQKLFKPYQPLSLYKNVLNDGVLFIQDSTHSVFKIKVSDFKQNNAWVTINIEGKKNKVNTPEPEKTSPYFINNNETTTLKKGKVLVTFNKNTFYDDFYLDFKVKNDTLFLHEDIIPTKKNFQISFDVSSYSDADKRKLYIAKLIGHNKFPAYSKTKRKDNVLTTYSRTLGTFALATDTENPTITPINFKKGQWLSNFRFLKIKIDDSLSGISNYRATVNGKWILMEYDYKTKTLTHDFNDGLISETKNNLKLIVTDNVGNSATFESMFYRK, encoded by the coding sequence ATGCGATTAATATTCTTTTTTTTTGTAGCCATTTCTACTAGTGCTTTAGCGCAAAACAACTATCCGCAAGACTATTTTGGAAGCCCTTTAGGCATACCGTTAATACTCTCGGGTACTTTTGCAGAGCTACGATCTAATCACTTTCATGCTGGTCTGGATATAAAAACTCAACAGCGTGTAGGTTTAAACGTATATGCGGCGGCTGGAGGTTTTGTGAGTAGAATAAAAGTTTCGCATTTTGGCTATGGGAAAGCCTTATACATTACGCATCCTAACGGGTACACTACGGTTTATGCTCATTTAAATAAATTTTCGCCCGAGATTGAAGCATACGTCAAAAAGAATCAATACCAAAAAGAAACTTTCGAGATCGAGTTATTCCCCACAGCTGGAGATTTAAAAATAGAAAAAGGTGACATGGTCGCTTTAAGCGGAAATACGGGAGGTTCTGGTGGCCCGCACTTACATTTCGAAATTCGCGATAAAAATCAACATCCTATTAACCCACTTTTATTTGGCATAGATATTAAAGATTCTATAAACCCTTTTGTGTACTCCGTTTACGCGTATCCTCTTGATGATAAATCTTTTATTAACAATTCTAATTCGAGAAAAAAACTGCGTTTAATCCCCTTGCAAAACGGAGATTATAATGTTGAAAATATTGAAGCCTATGGGCACATAGGTTTTGGTGTTGAAACTATCGATCGATTAGACTTAGCAGCAAATAAAAATGGGGTTTACAACATCCAGAGCTTCATTAATGGTAGAAAAAATTTCGAGCTTGATTTTAGTAAATTTTCTTTTGGAGAAACCAAACATATTAATAGGCTTATTGATTATGAACATTATAAATCTAAAAAAAAACGCATACAAAAGCTGTTTAAACCATACCAACCGTTAAGCTTATATAAAAATGTTTTAAACGATGGTGTTTTATTTATTCAAGATAGCACGCATTCTGTTTTTAAAATAAAAGTTAGCGATTTTAAACAAAATAACGCTTGGGTAACCATTAATATAGAGGGTAAAAAAAACAAAGTAAATACACCAGAACCGGAAAAAACAAGTCCTTATTTCATTAATAATAACGAAACAACAACTTTAAAAAAAGGGAAAGTTTTAGTCACCTTTAATAAAAATACGTTTTATGATGATTTTTATTTGGATTTCAAGGTGAAAAACGACACTTTATTTTTACACGAAGATATCATCCCGACAAAAAAGAATTTTCAAATTAGTTTTGATGTAAGTAGCTATTCCGATGCCGATAAAAGGAAATTATATATCGCTAAATTGATAGGGCACAATAAATTCCCAGCATATTCCAAAACCAAACGTAAAGACAACGTATTAACAACGTATTCGAGAACATTGGGCACGTTTGCACTTGCTACCGACACCGAAAACCCAACCATCACCCCTATTAACTTTAAAAAGGGCCAGTGGCTCAGTAATTTTAGATTTTTAAAAATTAAAATTGACGATAGCCTTTCTGGAATATCAAACTACAGAGCTACAGTAAACGGTAAATGGATTTTAATGGAGTACGATTACAAGACAAAGACCTTAACTCACGATTTTAACGACGGTTTAATTAGCGAAACTAAAAACAATTTAAAACTAATTGTTACCGACAACGTTGGCAATAGCGCTACTTTTGAAAGCATGTTTTACAGAAAATAA
- a CDS encoding cell division protein ZapA encodes MSEKLKIKLSIANRVYPLTIEPSQEEGLRKAAKNIDVMIKQFEKSYSVRDKQDVLAMCALQFASQVEQKSIEKASVNEHIENKIKALNDLLDKHLIS; translated from the coding sequence ATGTCAGAAAAGCTCAAAATAAAGCTGTCGATTGCAAATCGTGTTTACCCATTAACTATTGAGCCTAGCCAAGAAGAGGGGTTGCGAAAAGCTGCAAAAAATATCGATGTTATGATAAAGCAGTTTGAAAAAAGCTATTCTGTAAGAGATAAACAAGATGTACTAGCCATGTGTGCTTTACAATTTGCTTCTCAAGTTGAACAAAAATCTATTGAGAAAGCAAGTGTAAACGAGCATATAGAAAACAAAATAAAGGCTTTAAATGATTTGCTTGATAAACATTTAATCTCTTAA